A genome region from Akkermansiaceae bacterium includes the following:
- a CDS encoding DUF3592 domain-containing protein produces MRAPTVFLIFLGLCTAALGGLFTVLMWKSYARAVEQRGWPQVDGLVLSSEVEEWRHDEFSPKGYRLKILYGYEWNGEAKSGDRYDFRGNASYKVRDRIESMVKDLPAGAKTRVYVNPDNPDFTILKPDSKAPGYSIWFPLLFVAGGMGIAVRALTRRRSQLAA; encoded by the coding sequence ATGAGAGCGCCCACGGTTTTCCTGATCTTCCTCGGCTTGTGCACCGCAGCGCTGGGCGGGCTTTTCACGGTGCTGATGTGGAAAAGCTACGCGCGTGCCGTGGAGCAGCGGGGCTGGCCGCAGGTGGATGGGCTGGTGCTTTCGTCCGAGGTGGAGGAATGGCGTCACGATGAATTTTCGCCGAAAGGATATCGTTTGAAAATCCTCTACGGATACGAGTGGAACGGTGAGGCGAAGAGCGGCGATAGGTATGACTTCAGGGGCAATGCGAGCTATAAGGTGCGCGACAGGATCGAGTCGATGGTGAAAGATCTCCCCGCCGGTGCGAAGACCAGGGTTTATGTGAATCCGGACAATCCCGATTTCACCATCCTCAAGCCGGACTCGAAGGCACCCGGCTATTCGATCTGGTTCCCCTTGCTCTTTGTGGCCGGGGGGATGGGCATCGCCGTGCGGGCCTTGACGAGGAGGCGGTCGCAGCTCGCTGCCTAG